The following are encoded in a window of Mycobacterium vicinigordonae genomic DNA:
- a CDS encoding APC family permease, with protein MLGINAIIGAGIFLTPGAVIKLAGPLAPLAYVLAGLFAATMAMVFATAARYVKTNGASYAYTNAAFGQRLAIYVGVTHAVIASIAWGVLASLFVSTLLKVLFPQRHWSQDTDFFSVKTLTFLGFVAVLLTINLFGNRVIRWANGISTLGKVFALSVFILGGLWIVATLHVNNYADASSPEVYRPAPYALLGFVQVGQSTLSGLVLATVAALYAFTGFESIANAAEEMDAPERNLPRAIPLAIAAVGVVYVLAVTVAMLLGSRRIVESHDTVKLAAAIGNEPLRTIVVLGALVSMFGINVAASFGAPRLWSALSDTGTLPLRLSRKNRFGVPMAAFGVTAALALAFPLALRFDNDSLIGLAVIARFIQFIIVPIALMELARKPDQAAIRRNMFTDKVLPVAAVVVSVALAVSFDYRTLVLTPQGGANYFSIVLLALTFVVVPAAAYVRYYRSVNRTGAR; from the coding sequence ATGCTCGGGATCAACGCGATCATCGGAGCGGGCATCTTCCTGACCCCAGGTGCGGTGATCAAACTCGCCGGCCCCCTGGCACCGCTCGCCTACGTCTTGGCCGGGTTGTTCGCCGCCACCATGGCGATGGTCTTTGCCACGGCCGCTCGTTACGTCAAGACCAACGGCGCCTCCTACGCCTATACCAATGCCGCGTTCGGCCAGCGCCTGGCCATCTATGTCGGCGTCACGCACGCGGTGATCGCCTCGATCGCCTGGGGCGTACTGGCGTCGCTATTCGTCTCCACATTATTGAAAGTTCTTTTTCCACAACGGCATTGGTCTCAAGACACGGATTTTTTTAGCGTCAAGACGCTGACCTTCCTGGGCTTCGTCGCGGTGTTGTTGACCATCAACCTGTTCGGCAATCGGGTGATTCGGTGGGCCAATGGAATATCGACGCTGGGAAAGGTTTTCGCGCTCTCGGTGTTCATCCTCGGCGGCCTCTGGATCGTCGCGACCCTGCACGTCAACAACTACGCGGACGCCAGTTCCCCGGAGGTCTACCGCCCGGCGCCGTATGCTTTGCTGGGTTTCGTCCAAGTTGGTCAGAGCACCCTGAGCGGTCTGGTCCTTGCGACCGTGGCGGCCCTTTATGCTTTCACCGGTTTCGAGTCGATCGCCAACGCCGCCGAGGAGATGGACGCACCGGAACGCAACCTGCCCCGGGCCATCCCGCTAGCCATCGCCGCCGTCGGCGTCGTCTACGTGCTGGCGGTGACGGTGGCCATGCTGCTGGGCTCGCGCCGGATCGTCGAATCGCACGACACGGTGAAATTGGCGGCCGCAATCGGAAACGAGCCTTTGCGCACCATCGTCGTGCTGGGCGCCTTGGTGTCGATGTTCGGCATCAATGTAGCGGCCTCGTTCGGCGCGCCGCGGCTGTGGTCGGCATTGTCGGACACCGGAACTCTGCCCTTACGGCTCTCCCGCAAGAACCGGTTCGGGGTACCGATGGCGGCGTTCGGCGTTACCGCTGCGCTGGCGCTGGCGTTTCCGCTGGCGCTGCGTTTCGACAACGACAGCCTGATCGGGCTGGCCGTAATCGCCCGGTTCATCCAGTTCATCATCGTGCCGATCGCGTTGATGGAACTCGCGCGTAAACCAGACCAAGCAGCAATCAGGCGAAATATGTTTACCGACAAGGTGTTACCGGTGGCGGCGGTGGTGGTTTCGGTGGCGTTGGCGGTGTCCTTCGACTACCGCACGCTGGTACTCACGCCGCAAGGCGGCGCGAACTATTTCTCGATCGTGTTGCTGGCGCTCACCTTTGTGGTGGTACCCGCCGCGGCCTACGTCCGCTACTACCGGTCCGTCAATCGAACCGGCGCACGCTAA